The following are encoded in a window of Acidimicrobiales bacterium genomic DNA:
- the uvrA gene encoding excinuclease ABC subunit UvrA, with amino-acid sequence MSNSIVIRGAREHNLRNVSIDLPRDKLIVFTGLSGSGKSSLAFDTIYAEGQRRYVESLSSYARQFLGQMDKPDVDFIEGLSPAISIDQKSASRNPRSTVGTITEVYDYLRLLFARVGIPHCPNDGTVIKRQTPQQIVDRVLELPEGTRFQVLAPVVRGRKGTYETLLEDLSTQGFARARIDGEVHELTDKVDLARYEQHTIEVVVDRLVLREGIERRLTDSLETALRLAEGVAEVQIVPREGEGDQESLTFSQHLACPTCGASFDELAPRNFSFNSPYGACPHCDGLGTRFEVDPELVVPNPDASLEEGALAPFGGGRTPYFKRLVESVAAENDVPTDVAWAELTKAQRKVMLYGTPGRVQVTYKNRYGRTRSYQARYEGAVPYLQRRHSEAESDTAREQIEGYMREVPCPECDGARLKPLSLSVRVNGYNLHELSTMSIRDAAEVLAGLDLSERDRIIAERVIKEVNSRMGFLLDVGLDYLSLHRSAATLAGGEAQRIRLASQIGSGLVGVLYVLDEPSIGLHQRDNHRLLETLERLRDLGNTVLVVEHDEDTIRAADHIVDIGPGAGEHGGGIVHAGTFKGLLRNKDSLTGKYLGGKKSIPVPEMRRPTGDQWVSVKGAREHNLANIDVDIPLGCFVTVTGVSGSGKSTLINEILYRALMQRIYKSKMPPGLHKAVTGIEHLDKVINIDQSPIGRTPRSNPATYTGVFDHVRKLFAQTHEAKVRGYLPGRFSFNVNGGRCDACSGDGTIKIEMHFLPDVFVPCEVCKGARYNRDTLDITFKDKNISEVLDMSCEEALGFFSNQPAITRHMQTIVDVGLGYVRLGQPATTLSGGEAQRVKLASELAKRSTGHTIYILDEPTTGLHFEDIRRLLTVLGRLVDQGNTVLVIEHNLDVVKTADWIIDLGPEGGKGGGSVVVEGTPELVAKTPESYTGPVPRSDARCGGLNALREIWWAASLRWSPCR; translated from the coding sequence GTGTCCAACTCGATCGTCATCCGCGGGGCGCGCGAGCACAACCTCCGCAACGTGTCCATCGACCTGCCCCGCGACAAGCTCATCGTCTTCACCGGCTTGTCGGGGTCGGGCAAGTCGTCGCTCGCCTTCGACACCATCTACGCCGAGGGCCAGCGCCGCTACGTCGAGTCGCTGTCGTCCTATGCCCGGCAGTTCCTCGGCCAGATGGACAAGCCCGACGTCGACTTCATCGAGGGCTTGTCGCCGGCGATCTCCATCGACCAGAAGAGCGCGTCGCGCAACCCCCGGTCGACGGTGGGCACCATCACCGAGGTCTACGACTACCTGCGCCTGCTGTTCGCTCGAGTCGGCATCCCGCACTGCCCGAATGATGGCACGGTCATCAAGCGCCAGACCCCGCAACAGATCGTCGACCGCGTGCTCGAGCTGCCCGAGGGCACCCGGTTCCAGGTGCTGGCGCCGGTGGTGCGGGGCCGCAAGGGCACCTACGAGACCCTGCTCGAGGACCTCTCGACCCAGGGGTTCGCCCGGGCCCGCATCGACGGCGAGGTGCACGAGCTCACCGACAAGGTCGACCTGGCCCGCTACGAGCAGCACACCATCGAGGTCGTGGTCGACCGGTTGGTGCTGCGCGAGGGCATCGAGCGCCGCCTGACCGATTCTCTCGAGACGGCGCTGCGGCTGGCCGAAGGCGTCGCCGAGGTCCAGATCGTGCCCCGCGAGGGCGAAGGCGACCAGGAGTCGCTCACCTTCAGCCAGCACCTGGCCTGTCCCACCTGCGGGGCCAGCTTCGACGAGCTGGCGCCGCGGAACTTCTCGTTCAACTCGCCCTACGGCGCCTGCCCGCACTGCGACGGGTTGGGCACCCGCTTCGAGGTCGACCCCGAGCTGGTGGTCCCCAACCCCGACGCCAGCCTCGAAGAGGGTGCGCTCGCCCCCTTCGGCGGTGGTCGCACCCCGTACTTCAAGCGCCTGGTCGAATCGGTGGCCGCCGAGAACGATGTCCCCACCGATGTGGCGTGGGCCGAGCTCACCAAGGCCCAGCGCAAGGTCATGCTCTATGGCACGCCGGGCCGGGTGCAGGTCACCTACAAGAACCGCTACGGGCGCACCCGCAGCTACCAGGCCCGCTACGAGGGCGCGGTGCCATACCTGCAGCGCCGCCACTCCGAGGCCGAGTCCGACACCGCCCGCGAGCAGATCGAGGGCTACATGCGCGAGGTCCCGTGCCCCGAGTGCGACGGGGCCCGGCTCAAGCCCCTGTCGCTGTCGGTCCGGGTCAACGGCTACAACCTGCACGAGCTGTCCACCATGTCGATCCGCGATGCGGCCGAGGTGCTCGCGGGGCTCGACCTGTCCGAGCGCGACCGCATCATCGCCGAGCGGGTCATCAAAGAGGTCAACTCCCGCATGGGGTTCCTCCTCGACGTCGGCCTCGACTACCTGTCGCTGCACCGGTCGGCGGCCACCCTCGCCGGCGGCGAGGCCCAGCGCATCCGCCTGGCGTCACAGATCGGCAGCGGCCTGGTCGGGGTGCTCTACGTGCTCGACGAGCCCTCCATCGGGCTGCACCAGCGCGACAACCACCGGCTGCTCGAGACCCTCGAGCGCCTCCGAGACCTCGGCAACACGGTGCTGGTGGTCGAACACGACGAGGACACCATCCGCGCCGCCGACCACATCGTCGACATCGGGCCCGGTGCCGGCGAGCACGGTGGTGGCATCGTCCACGCGGGAACGTTCAAGGGCCTGCTGCGCAACAAGGACTCGCTCACCGGCAAGTACCTGGGTGGCAAGAAGTCGATCCCGGTGCCCGAGATGCGTCGGCCGACCGGCGACCAGTGGGTGTCGGTCAAGGGGGCGCGCGAGCACAACCTGGCCAACATCGACGTCGACATCCCCCTCGGCTGCTTCGTCACCGTCACCGGCGTGTCGGGGTCGGGCAAGTCGACGCTCATCAACGAGATCCTCTACCGGGCGCTCATGCAGCGCATCTACAAGTCGAAGATGCCGCCGGGGCTGCACAAGGCGGTCACCGGCATCGAGCACCTCGACAAGGTCATCAACATCGACCAGTCGCCCATCGGGCGAACACCGCGGTCGAACCCCGCCACCTACACCGGCGTGTTCGACCACGTCCGCAAGCTGTTCGCCCAGACCCACGAGGCCAAGGTCCGCGGCTACCTGCCGGGCCGGTTCTCGTTCAACGTCAACGGGGGGCGCTGCGACGCCTGCTCGGGCGACGGCACCATCAAGATCGAGATGCACTTCCTGCCCGACGTGTTCGTGCCCTGCGAGGTGTGCAAGGGCGCCCGCTACAACCGCGACACCCTCGACATCACCTTCAAGGACAAGAACATCTCCGAGGTGCTCGACATGTCGTGCGAGGAGGCGCTCGGGTTCTTCTCCAACCAGCCGGCCATCACCCGCCACATGCAGACCATCGTCGACGTCGGCCTCGGCTACGTGCGGCTGGGCCAACCGGCCACCACCCTGTCGGGGGGCGAGGCCCAGCGGGTGAAGCTGGCCAGCGAGCTGGCCAAGCGCTCCACCGGCCACACCATCTACATCCTCGACGAGCCCACCACCGGCCTGCACTTCGAGGACATCCGCCGCCTGCTCACCGTGCTGGGCCGGCTGGTCGACCAGGGCAACACGGTGCTGGTCATCGAGCACAACCTCGATGTGGTCAAGACCGCCGACTGGATCATCGACCTCGGGCCCGAGGGCGGCAAGGGCGGCGGCAGCGTGGTGGTCGAGGGCACGCCCGAGCTGGTCGCCAAGACGCCCGAGAGCTACACCGGGCCAGTTCCTCGCTCCGATGCTCGGTGTGGAGGTCTGAACGCGCTCCGTGAGATCTGGTGGGCAGCTTCATTGCGGTGGTCCCCATGCCGATGA
- the uvrB gene encoding excinuclease ABC subunit UvrB has translation MAEFKMVSDFQPAGDQPKAIAALAEGLDTGQRFQTLLGITGSGKSATIAWTIEAVQRPTLVIAPNKSLAAQLASEFREFFPDNRVEYFVSYYDYYQPEAYMPSSDTYIEKDSSVNDEIDRLRHSATSALLTRRDVIVVASVSCIYGLGSPEEYRDKLLFVQVGEEHDQRAILRRLVDMNYERNDMNLVRGKFRVRGDTIEIHPAYEETAVRVELFGDEVEAITVVDPLTGERVSSQNELVVFPATHYVAGEERMQAAIGRIEAELQDQLATFEREGKLLEAQRLRMRTQYDLEMMQEMGFCNGIENYSAPIDGRRPGEPPHTLLDFFPDDFVVVLDESHVSVPQLHGQYEGDRSRKATLIEHGFRLPSAADNRPLRFEEFMERIGQCVFLSATPGAYELEHSSQVVEQIVRPTGLVDPEVVVKPTKGQIDDLMESIHRTVADGGRVLVTTLTKKMAEDLTDYLLELGVRVRYLHSEVDTIARIEILRDLRLGEFDVLVGINLLREGLDLPEVSLVAILDADKEGFLRSETSLIQTIGRAARNVDGRVVMYADTVTNSMQRALSETNRRRGVQQAYNAEHGIDPQTIRKAVTDILAYLRPAEGAPLPDKDRRKRRPGEAEKVRSELGDLPHEELERLIRTLEDEMHEASADLRFEYAARLRDEIKELKRELREVV, from the coding sequence GTGGCCGAGTTCAAGATGGTGTCGGACTTCCAACCGGCGGGCGACCAACCCAAGGCCATCGCCGCGCTCGCCGAGGGGCTCGATACCGGTCAACGGTTCCAGACCCTGCTCGGCATCACCGGCAGCGGCAAGAGCGCCACCATCGCCTGGACCATCGAGGCGGTCCAGCGGCCCACGTTGGTCATCGCCCCCAACAAGTCGCTGGCCGCCCAGTTGGCGAGCGAGTTCCGCGAGTTCTTCCCCGACAACCGGGTCGAGTACTTCGTCAGCTACTACGACTACTACCAGCCCGAGGCCTACATGCCCTCGAGCGACACCTACATCGAGAAGGACTCGTCGGTCAACGACGAGATCGACCGTCTGCGCCACTCGGCCACCTCGGCCCTGCTCACCCGGCGCGACGTCATCGTCGTGGCCTCGGTGTCGTGCATCTACGGCCTCGGCTCGCCCGAGGAGTACCGCGACAAGCTGCTGTTCGTGCAGGTGGGCGAGGAGCACGACCAGCGGGCGATCCTGCGCCGGCTGGTCGACATGAACTACGAGCGCAACGACATGAACCTGGTCCGGGGCAAGTTCCGGGTCCGGGGCGACACCATCGAGATCCACCCCGCCTACGAGGAGACCGCGGTCCGCGTCGAGCTCTTCGGCGACGAGGTCGAGGCCATCACCGTCGTCGACCCTCTCACCGGCGAACGGGTCTCGTCCCAGAACGAGCTGGTGGTGTTCCCCGCCACCCACTACGTGGCCGGCGAAGAGCGGATGCAGGCGGCCATCGGCCGCATCGAGGCCGAGCTGCAGGACCAGCTCGCCACCTTCGAGCGCGAGGGCAAGCTGCTCGAGGCCCAGCGCCTGCGGATGCGCACCCAGTACGACCTCGAGATGATGCAGGAGATGGGGTTCTGCAACGGCATCGAGAACTACTCGGCGCCCATCGACGGCCGCCGGCCCGGCGAGCCGCCCCACACCCTGCTCGACTTCTTCCCCGACGACTTCGTGGTGGTCCTCGACGAGAGTCACGTGAGCGTCCCCCAGCTCCACGGCCAGTACGAGGGCGACCGTTCGCGCAAGGCCACCCTCATCGAGCACGGCTTCCGCCTCCCGTCCGCGGCCGACAACCGCCCCCTGCGGTTCGAGGAGTTCATGGAGCGGATCGGCCAGTGCGTCTTCTTGTCGGCCACGCCCGGCGCCTACGAGCTCGAGCACTCCAGCCAGGTGGTCGAACAGATCGTGCGCCCCACCGGCCTGGTCGACCCCGAGGTGGTGGTCAAGCCCACCAAGGGCCAGATCGACGACCTGATGGAGTCCATCCACCGCACCGTCGCCGACGGCGGGCGGGTGCTGGTCACCACCCTCACCAAGAAGATGGCCGAAGATCTCACCGACTACCTGCTCGAGCTGGGGGTCCGGGTGCGCTACCTGCACAGCGAGGTCGACACCATCGCCCGCATCGAGATCCTGCGCGACCTGCGCCTCGGCGAGTTCGACGTGCTGGTGGGCATCAACCTGTTGCGCGAGGGCCTCGACCTGCCCGAGGTGTCGCTGGTGGCCATCCTCGACGCCGACAAGGAGGGGTTCCTCCGCAGCGAGACGTCGCTCATCCAGACCATCGGCCGGGCGGCCCGCAACGTCGACGGCAGGGTGGTCATGTACGCCGACACCGTCACCAACTCCATGCAGCGGGCCCTCTCCGAGACCAACCGGCGCCGTGGCGTGCAACAGGCCTACAACGCCGAGCACGGCATCGATCCCCAGACCATCCGCAAGGCGGTCACCGACATCCTCGCCTACCTCCGGCCGGCCGAGGGCGCCCCGCTGCCGGACAAGGATCGTCGCAAGCGCCGGCCGGGCGAGGCCGAGAAGGTCCGGTCCGAGCTCGGCGACCTGCCCCACGAGGAGCTCGAGCGTCTCATCCGCACCCTGGAAGACGAGATGCACGAAGCCTCGGCCGATCTGCGGTTCGAGTACGCCGCCCGCCTCCGCGACGAGATCAAGGAGCTCAAGCGCGAGCTGCGCGAGGTGGTCTGA
- the coaE gene encoding dephospho-CoA kinase: MIVVGLTGGIGSGKSSVAARLAERGAVVIDADAIVRELQEPGLPVFEAMVEHFGTEVVGSDGRLDRQAVADRVFNDPDALKELNAITHPPVQEEMARRMADAASSGEIVVMDIPLLTERREGMGQVIVVDTPVDVAVERLVTQRGLSEADARARIANQIPRDERLALADFVIDNGGDLDQLDREVDRCWDWLRSLQEADAAT; this comes from the coding sequence CCCGCTTGGCCGAGCGTGGAGCGGTGGTGATCGACGCCGACGCCATCGTCCGCGAGCTGCAGGAGCCGGGCCTGCCGGTCTTCGAGGCGATGGTCGAGCACTTCGGCACCGAGGTGGTCGGATCCGACGGCCGGCTCGACCGCCAGGCCGTCGCCGATCGCGTGTTCAACGACCCTGACGCGCTGAAGGAGCTCAACGCCATCACCCATCCCCCGGTGCAGGAGGAGATGGCTCGTCGCATGGCCGATGCGGCCAGCAGCGGCGAGATCGTGGTCATGGACATCCCGCTGCTCACCGAACGGCGCGAGGGCATGGGTCAGGTCATCGTGGTCGACACGCCGGTCGATGTGGCGGTCGAACGTCTGGTGACCCAGCGGGGGCTGTCCGAGGCCGACGCCAGGGCCCGCATCGCCAACCAGATCCCGCGCGACGAGCGGTTGGCGCTGGCCGACTTCGTGATCGACAACGGTGGCGACCTCGATCAGCTCGACCGCGAGGTCGATCGCTGCTGGGACTGGTTGCGCAGCCTGCAGGAGGCCGACGCGGCCACCTGA